TGCTTTTTTCTTAAGAATAATCATGCTACTCATTTTAATTCACATAATTTAttagatttatattttcaatatatgaattcaaatttcaacataatatatatatatatatatatattacgttatattaaaatatattaatatagttTAGTATAAATAAATTTGCGTTTAACACAAATGTCATATTTGAGATTGATAAATATGTATCTAAtaagttttaaattattattaatagtttatacttaatgaaaatatatatttgcaaAAAATACTCATAGAGCCATAGTTTATGAGCAGTCTCTTATAGTTCATACATAACACGATtaatgcatatcaaattaaagatcacgataaaaagctttaatttaatatatgttatataaatatttgatttaaaatgtaaaaattatatttaattaaatactaaaattttaaaaaattatctctcatctctcatctttttttgaatgaaTCTATTTATCAATTctattttattcatattttgattttcattttttaaactttttttttatttttcataatatccATATTTTTATAGTGGTTCTTCtccatttctttttatttttttcaatatccaactcaaatatattatgttaaaattaaaattttattatatttataaatataataattgaattatatcaattttatataaatattaaaatataaaaatatttcccgtatattgcacgggatgcaaatgctagtttaaGATTATCATCCGTGGGAATAATCTCTAAAATATTAGTACTATAATATATTTTGACTTCTAGggcatatatataatatgtagaTGTTTCATCTAGATACACACTACTTCATTTGTCCAATTTTCAGCAGCCCCGATTTCACTCAAATTTAAAAACTCATGTCACATATAGAATAGTATCGAATTAATAATGCATACATTATAAtacgtaaataaataaataaattaaatagttcCCCTCTGCTGAATATTTTGACCTCTCACAGATGTGGCAATCATTATCGAACATGGGTGCCACCCCATATTTGACGCTTTAAactccttaattttttttattaaaaaaaaactcctTAATTTCAACTACTTTATGCCTCCATTCTTATAAATATTATTACAATGCTACATAAACTATCGTACATAGTTGGAAGGAAAAAAATTCCATgaccaaaaaataataatttcaatgCAATGCTACTCCTCCAAATGCTCAACCCCTTCCCCTTGCACTATGCAATCATCCTAATTCTCATCTCCAGCTTCCTCACTCCAACCGCCGCGGTGGCCGGGAACAGCGAAGTGAAGCAGTTCCTGGGCGTGCAGAACGCAGCGCGGTCGGCGCTGCGGCTGCCACCGCTGGTGTGGGACGCCAGGATCGAACGGTACGCGGCTGGGTACGCGGCCCAGCGGCGAGCGGACTGTGAGCTGCTTCACTCGAACGGACCGTACGGGGAGAACATCTTCTGGGGAAGCGGCAACCGATGGACGGCGGgccaggcggcggcggcctgggTGTCGGAGCGGCGGGGTTATAACTACTGGTCCAACTCCTGCGTCTACGGCCAGGACTGCGGGCATTACACCCAGATTGTGTGGCGCGGCACGCGGCGGGTCGGCTGCGCCAGGGTCGTGTGCTACGGCGGCCGCGGCGTTTTCATGATCTGCAACTATGATCCGCCGGGGAATTACGTCGGAGAGAGGCCCTACTGATCCACTCACATATAcatttcatttgttttttttttgtataaataaaaCACGAGCATGGGCTGAGATGAATGCTGTTAAAATTTAGTGAGAGGGAGGCATCGACTTGAAGTTattacaatttaattttctttcattcATTAAGGTTTTCATTTTAGGAATTCGTGGGGTTTCACTTTTTAAGGAACAAATAGGTACTGGGGGTATACTTTGCAACTCATATACTATATATCAATATAATTAAAGTGCATGACTAACAGGTATTATTTTCTAACcaggggcttagcccactggccaccgggtcctcacttaagtgaagtgacccgggttcgatccctcttggtagcgaattggagattggagatataaggtggatttggtgaatggagagataaggtggttcttggagtggatgagggaactaattactaacatgactttgtccgataaaaaaaaaaaaagtacttaTTTTCTGCATTAGGGACTACAACTGTCACCTTTTCTCCttttaatattttcttcttttttattatgtttgtttGGTTGAAGAGACAGATTAGCATATCTGCTTATCCAAAAGTATGTGGTTTTGTTACTGCAACAGTTTATGTTGTCACAGGAGAAAACGACGTAGTTTGGACCACTACACAGCTGCCCCAAAACAGCACTACTCCAAATTCTGCCAACTTGCAactttttaatttcttataaatATAGAAGGATTTAGCATCGCATGTACCTTATTTATTACaagatcattttttttttgtaaaataattgaGAGTTTCAAAAaagtaaactttttttttttttgtaaaatataCTCTTTCTGTCTCACTAAAAGTGGTATGTATTACATTTTGGGTTGTTCACTATAAGTGGCTTgctttcataaataaaaatgagtcctaccacttttaacaaatttacaTCTCTTCCTTATTTTTCGTGCTGAAAATTTTTGAGTCGtttataatgggacgaagggagtataaaagatTAATAAAATGTTGGATATTCGAACTTCAGACATCCAGCCTTTTCTTGTGATATCGCGTcatctattttaaaatatgtatatatatatagatgataCTAGCATTTGGTAATACTTCGACACAAAGGGTGGAACCATTTCATGCATTTCAAATTTAAAcgcgcatatatatatatataatgggtTATTGCTGGAAAATACTcatagtttgtcaattttttaatttataatacgactttataatttgaccaaaatatacatcaattttcaatttaatcgtaattataacatgaccttataatctggccaaaaaatacaccaaatttcaatttaatcCCAATTATAACAAGACTTTATTTAGATCATtgttcatcatagatgtattgatatttattgtaatttcatattaaattgttgtgtataaattattgttaattgattgatttatttttataaagatTAAGTTAGATAATtagttattttatattaatattgttttaatatatatatatatatatatatctacgtTTTCAAAacacaaatgcatatatataattaaattttaatattctattaatatattacttACATGATaagtatttatctatttaaattatgaaattataaaatattaggaccaataaataattagtatattgtgagatgaaaagaaaattaaaaatatttaatgttaaattttgatattattatactaaattataagctcatgttataattgcgattaaattgaaaatttgtgtattttctggtcaagttataaagtcatgttataattgcgattaaattaaaaattgatgtatGTTTTAGTCAAATTATAAGATCATATTATAaaccaaaaaattaataaattataagtaTTTTTCGACAATAATCCccgtatataaattatatatgtgaGTAAGTCTGTTAAAAACAATTCCTTGAGCCCATGTGAAAgttataattatgtaatttgGTTCTAATTTTATGTTGGGCTAGATCTACTTCAGGCTTTAGCGGAGTTATGACAAGGATGATACTTTGTTAACTACTATAAGCGATGACTCGTTTAAATGTTTCAAATATCGTTTATGGATAAGTGGACATGGATTAATTCTTCTAAGAAAGCGACTTTACCGTTAATGAGGTCCAGCTCAAATGGCAAAATTGAAGCACTCAAATACTCtcttttgtgagaggtctttGATTCAATTTCATTTGCGTGTGAatagtttttctatttttatgtaACAGCCCGGCCCCAAaattgacggctgtccccacagatcaacacgagtcttttctagcgtgttttgtcctcactcgcacgctccctgagaaacttctcatatgggcaccagaaaagaagatgcatcctGTTGATATGAGTAGGAGTAGCacaatcaaatcctttaagctctccttgaatatgttgtcccattccaacatattctcggaatccctctcgttcgggtgtgttctaGTTCATCCCtgtgcccctccgcttggaagtcttaatcgaagccgctccttgtccgtgcctctttgcaccggcgatcactccgcactttGTTCCCGGGCGTCACATTTTATGTGGGTATATTTAtaggttaagtaccaaatttccCCTATCGATGACGTCCTTATCGAGTACatgaccctatagtcagggtcaaaactgtttactacctcaacgtgacaAAATCACACCAAATATCCCCCTGCGTTTTAACTACAGTACCGTTAAAACGCcgttagaattttatttttatttttttaattatgctcTTTCCTTGAACCTCCACCACTTTGACCTCCCCTTCCACCCGCTCCCCCCACCGCCACCGCGTAGTACCGCCCCCCTGAACCTCAACACGTCGTTTCCGGCCACGTACACCAACACCCAGCTGTCTCTCAAGCTTTGCCGCCGCAGCACCTCCTCCGGCGAAGGACCGTCAGCCGGCCTTCATCTCCCTCACTCCGACTCAACAAAATCACACCCAATCCGGCAGCGAAGCAGTGGCGAGAACCACTGCCTCTGCCATCTCTCTCGATTCTCACTGGACTCCAGCAACACACTAGCAACCAGTCGTCGTTCGTAGGTCAAGTGGCGGCGCCGTCGGTCACCCTACCTCCGTCTCCCTTGACTCTACCCCTGAAAGGACATGCGCAGATGCCATCCGCTGCAGCCTAACCTCCCTCGGCCCCTGTCCTCTCAGATCTGGACATCGACGTCGCTCCACTCCTGCGAAAGCTCCCTCGCACCGTCAAAAAGTCGGCAGCCGCAGCGACaagccaccgccaccgccaccgctcTGCCTCGCCTCCAGATACCCATGGGAAATGAGGGGGGACGATAGGCGCCTGGGTTAAAGGAGagagcataattaaaaagaaaaaaaaatctaacggCGTTTTAACGATGTTAAAACGTCGGGGGGTATTAATTAGGTGTGATTTttccacgttgaggtagtaaacagctttgaccctgactatagggtcctgtacgcgataAAGACGCCATCGATAGAGggaaatttggtacttaactctatatttatatactagcatttgcaccacGTGCAATGAACATGAAACGTTTTTatagttatatttatataaattgataacatctcaattatcatatttataaacattataaaaaaatgattttaattgaatattttttaactgaatattaaaaaaataaaaaaaatatagaagaattcacaataataaaaattgctattatgaaaaggcaaaaaagataaaaataaataaataaatgaaaaaggattaaaaaatagatttattaaaaaaaagatgagagaggagagataattttaaattttaattttcactaTGGCATCCAGCGAGCTACGTCATAATTCTGAGGATCAAAAAATAAACGCGGAACATTTTTGATACAAACCTAATTAATAGTTTGAGatttttaatatgatatttaccccaATATAAATATTACGAATACGGTACTTATAATGCACAAATGATCATATTCAGTTCATGTGATGAAATTTTTGTCCCCCTCCAAAATTCAAACTCAAATTGAATGATTATTCATGTTATTACATAATTATATAAACTGAACATTTTAATCACAAAATCcataaattatgattttaaaaTTCACTTGCCCATAGAATTTTGTCTTAATTAgtttacttagatttttttttaaatacaaaattgtttatttgttgttttattatttttttatttttttcattctttttattgtatttaattattttttttacgatTACGATGCTGACCGTGATTCGTGAATTAGGCATGATGATGGGAAGTTGGTTGGCCGTTGGCGTGAGATGAACGGTGGTTGGAGCTTCATGGTGTGCCACCTTACGTTCCACTTTAGGGCAAAATTATGATTTCACCCTCGATGTTTTGAAATAAGTCTCTATATTCCCATCCTTTTAATATAAGTAAATGTTTTATTCGAAGCAACATCAACTATTTTTACAAGTACACTGACATAGCTGTTTCTGAGCTTGCATGCACGAGTGAGACCCGAGTTAACCGATAATAATAACAAgaattaagataaatatatcACCCACTTATGCACAATGCTggtatgtattttaatttactCCTCATCATGGTGAAAATAATATACTCCAAGACTAAATTAATGAAgccaaaataaaaaagtataaaACAAATAGAAATATCTATaattatagaaaataaaaaaagtactccctccgttcatcAATAGTGTATGTGTTAAGTAAAAATGAGTGGTTGCAGTTGAATTGAATGTGAGGTCATAAAGAAATATGTGGATGTAATTGAAATGAGAAAATATGGTCATgtctcaaaaagaaaagtgttaCACTTTTTGTGGACTCTCAATCTGATAATTGTGTTAAACTCTTAGTAGACGAAGGGAGAACACCTTACCCAATAGtaattttgacaaaaaaaaaattgcataacTTTAgcaatgttttatttttttccccaGTATATTCGCAGTATATAAAGgtatattaaaatcaaaatatattttctaattaaCTCCAATTTAGAATACATTTTTCGATGAAACAAAATGAATGTGGTTATTAATATAAGGAATCTCAACGATCATCTCATTCATTAATTGGAAACCCATGACCTCATTATTTATATGGAAACTATGCGTTCATCTTGTCCGTTTTGTTTATGATCATCTTGATCTTTGTCcaatgatgaataacaaaagCTCTAAAAACGCCCTAGCCAGCCAAAGAGCTTCACATTGCCCCAAAAGTTCTCAGGCCAAGAAACAAAAAGTTGACACCAATCGTGTCATATTTGTTACGACGCCTTAGATAGAACTCATCCTTAAAAGTCAGGCTATCAAGGAGAGGGTGCCTAAAGTGTTATAAATTACACGCATCAGCCCATACTTAACCGATATGGGACGGATCATGACAAATCTAAGAATCGGAGCAAACGCAAGGTTCCTCCATCACCAAAGAATTTGGCGATCATGATCATCATTTACGGGAAGAAAACATTCAATTGAAGATCCAAATACAAGAGTTCTATTATCGTTTAATGTTGGCATGTGGGAATCAATACATTAGAGATTTGATATTTGGGCAGAACCCGCCGCTTAAGTTGATGATTTGTTTGTGGATATGATGCTGGCGTGGCGAAGGCAATTCCAATGATCCTTATGATTGTTCTAGATTCCACCCTCAAGCGAGGTTTAAAATGTTTTTCGTGTAATCATTTATCTTTAATTGATTTTCGAATTCATCTtcctaaatattttataatatcaGACTTGCACATGCTTTTTCTATAACCGAGGACGAGTGGACCCACATCTCCCAACTAGAGTATACTCCAATTCGTAATTCTTCCAACACTACGTAAAACTTGTTTCCCTTGATTCttctcaattttaattttatgatgaTTGTATGATAAAACTATTGAAAGATGATGAAAAAGAAAGATAGGTGTATTACTATTAGATGAAGAAAGGTACTTATTTCCCTTTCTGACATACTCATATAAAATGTATGTAAACCCTaatactttaatttaatatatttattgaaagaattaataaaattggtgataatttttatgtaatgaAGAAAATGTCCCACCATTTTATGAGACCATTGTCATCGGTGACCTTTTAGTGAAAGTCATCATAAGAAGACAAAAGAcaaaatttacaaaataaatgaaaattgagCCAATTCCCATGACATTGGGCGGCTGACCGCCCTTGAGGCAGCAGAGTGTCAAATGCCATGTGGCACCCTTTCATTGAGTGCcacttaattttatatataattttaaatattaatttttaatagttatttgtaatataaaaaaactaaaaattaggaaaaaaattctatatatagacttcaattttttttttcatcaccACCATTTCAATATCCTTATTTTCCCAGCAATCTTTTCAATAGCCTTATGATCTATCTtcatttcttcttcattttgaaACCATGGATCCAAATGACCCCAATTATTAAACTTTTGAATCTTTTTTTCACCCTAAAAAATTTTCAAATCCAGAAGATGTTCAAAATTCTCAGTACTACGAGAATTCTCAATTTTCTCCACACCTCAACCAACTTTCTACCTCTCACGAACATCTCATTTCACAAAATATCTCTCGGAATTTATTTAAAGATGTCGAACACCCAAAGAAAAATCAGAAAGCTGCAAAAAATATAGCTTGGTGCGTGAAAGAAGATGTAGCGCTTATGTCTTCTTGGATCTGCGTTAGCGAAgataaggaaaaagaaaaaaatcaaagagGGGCGACGATGTGGGAACGTGTGCAGAATATGTATCATGAAGCTCAAAAAGAAAGTCCAGATGAGATCAGCTCAAGGAATATCGAATCAATGAAAGGTCATTTTAAACGACTTAATGAAAATGCAAACAAGTGGATTGCTGCTTGCGAAGAAGCAAATGCTAGAAGAAGGAGTGGAATGAGCCAGAAAGATATAGAGATGAAAGATCACTCAATTTATGAAGCAGGTGGCAGTAAATTCCAAGACTTGGTTGTTTTCAATGATGTTATGAGTAAACATTCGAAGTGGAACTTAGCAATCAATGAAGTGGGTGATGATCAGGAAAGTGGTGGCATCACAAAAAGATCTAAGACTTCTGAAGATGGTGATTACTTTATCACGTCCAATCCAGAAACTCCAACTACTGGCGGATCTACTATGTCTCGTCCTACAGGTAGAGACAAAGCTAAAAGGAAATGAAAACGTACGACAATGACATATGAATCTAATGAAATGTATGAAGAAATTCGTGCATTAAGACTTAGATCATGAAAATGAGTTAATGACTGCTAAAATTGAATTGGAATGTGAACAACTTAAAATAATTCTCTCAAGATGGAAAAGAAAATGTTGGTCGCATTGTTGGCGAAAGACCATTTATttgcagaagaggaagagatGAAAAGCCACCTCATTGCAATTTTATTTCTGAAGTAGTTTtgcaattatgtaattttaatttatgtttcaattttgtaattttaatttatgttatttcAATTCTGTATTGCTCTATgtaatttgtttgaattttcaatatAACTGTTGAACATGCAAGTGTCTCTGACACTCTTCACGTGGTAGTCCATCATAATTGTCCTGCCATTTCACATCTCGATGTCCATCACACTTTTCCTCCTTTTAACATGCAAATGTCTATCACACATTTTCTGACATTTTACATGCACACTTATTTTACTCTGCCATTTCACATGAAACTTTATGACCCATAAGATTCTCAAAGATTTCACATGCATCCAAATGTCTCAACAACGATAAATGAATGGTTCACATGCACATGTCAgataacttaaaattaaattttatcacTGCATTTGTTTTTCTATATAACATACCTCATATCCAGTACCTAACCCATTCTAAAGCCAAAATGTCCTCTTCATCTTCAGATGAATGGGAAGAACGACGGTATCAATAAAATCGTCAAATTGATCGCATTATTGACGATATGCTCATAAACAATCTCAATCTTATTTTAGAAACTTCTTCTTCCACCACTAAAAAAAGGTATTGTGATAGGGAACGTGAAGTTGGTGAGCAACGTTTGATGATGATTAATAATTTATCCCTAATCCAACGTATACTTCGGAGCTCTTCCGGCATAGATTTCGCATGCAGAAATCATTGTTCCTTCGTATAGTAGATGTTGTTACTGCTAATGACGAATATTTTCAACAGAGACCCGATTGCACGGGTAGGTAAGGCCTTTCACCACTGCAAAAATGCATTGGAGCTATGAGGGTGTTGGCTTATGGAACCGCAACTGATGCCGTTGATTTATACTTACGAATGAGTTCAACAGACACGAGGGATGCTGTCATTCATTTCGTAGAAGGTATCATTTCTTGCTTTGGTGACACATACCTTAGAAGGCCTAATCAACAAAATTTGCAAAGAGTACTCTATGTTGGGGAACAACATGGTTTCCTTGGCATGACTGGAAGtattgattgcatgcattggtAATGGAAGAACTGTCCTACTGCTTGGGCTGGTCAATATGCAGGAAAAAGTGGAAAACCAACAATCATTTTGGAAGCCGTTGCATCATATGATTTATGGATATGACATGCGTTCTTTGGAACTCCATGTTCGTGCAAAGATATTAATGTACTTCATCGATCTCCAGTTTTTATTGATATTTTAGAAGGTAGAGCACCGAAGATAAGTTATGTGGTCAATGGTCGTCAAACTGATAGAACTTATTATCTCACTGATGGCATATATCTCTCTTGGGCTGCATTTGTCAAGACAATTTCAAGTTCAGTGCTCTGAAACCACAAGTTGTTCGCTCAACACCAAAAGGCTATAAGAAAAGATGTCGAGAGAGCCTTCAGAGTTCTACAAGCTCGATTTGCATTTATTCGATGTCCTTGTCTCATTTGGGATAGGATTTTGATGGGAAAAATTGTGATAGCTTGTATCATCATGCACAATATGATAGTGGAAGATGAACGAGACACATACCAAAACTATTATGATCCCACAGAGTTTTTGATGGATTTACCTTCAGATGAAGATGCATCTATTCACTACTCAACTGACAGAATTGCAAGTTTGTCTAATTACATGATCAACAGGGATCGACTTCACAATCGCGAAGCTCACAAAGCTCTTCAGAAGGACTTAATTGAGCATATATGGGCAAAATTCGGCACGACTAATTGAATATGTAATTTGCGTCTATTGtacttgtaatttaaatttcCTATATctatttgtaatttattttatgtatttttaattttgtttaactCTTGTAATTTTTGTtgcatgattttattttatttatattttttttctattattttaatttttaaaaatatatttaaaaaatattgtgactaatataagaataaaaataaaacaaaataataaagataTTTAGGTCATGTGAGTGTCACTAATGGGAGTAGATTTAAGATAAAGGTTGAGTTGTgtatgtggaagagagagaaatgaatattttaattaaaggtTGGGTTGAGAGAAAGTCACTGATGGGGATAGTCtaagatgtgtggttgagattgaatttgatgtAGTTTTTTTGTTAATAAGAAGTATTTATAAGGATAAAAGTTAAGGAAAAAATATGGAGTCAtgttttaaaaagaaaagtttTAAGGAGTATATTTTTGATAGACaccaaaaatgacaaaagtgtcatacttttggtgAACGGACtcattttaattttcaaggcTTCTCTATGTAATTTCGGATAAAATGCAGAAaagatatatatgtaatttaagATTAGCGCATTAAAGtagttgaattaatttattcactTTATCTCTAAAACATTGCTAACATGTCCTTATATGTCTGGCTATACTATGGCCGGATAGCTTTtcccaaagaaaaaaaatccattCAAGTAATTACTCGTATGGTTGTACCCGCAATTGAAAGGTAGTTAGATCGCCACGAGCTTCATATAGTACTTAGCTGACTATTTCTTCCACGCATTAGACATTCTTGGTGGTTGTTACAATCCATAAATACCAGTCTTGTTGAAACAAGTGTAGTGAAAGAAAAGCATGGGATTTAAATTGCACATTGGTGTTCTTGCATTTCCTTTCGGAACACACGCTCCCCCCTTACTGGCCCTGGTGCAGAGGCTGGCCGCCTCCGCACCAGACGCATTGTTCTCTTTCTTCAACAGTGCGACCTCTAACGCCGCGCTTTTCAACACGTCGTATGATAACATACGGCCATGCGACGTGTGGGACGGCACTCCCCACGGCGAGGCCTTCACCGGTTCGCATTTCGAGGCGGTGGGCTTGTTCCTGAAAGCCTCGCCGGGTAACTTCGACAAGGTTATTCAAGAGGCGGAACATCAAAGTGGCCTCAAAATCTGCTGCTTAATAACTGATGCGTTTCTGTGGTTTGCCTGTGACATGGCTGAGAAAAGAGGGGTGCCATGGCTGCCCTTCTGGACTGCTGCTTCCTGCTCGCTCTCCTCACA
This is a stretch of genomic DNA from Salvia miltiorrhiza cultivar Shanhuang (shh) unplaced genomic scaffold, IMPLAD_Smil_shh original_scaffold_293, whole genome shotgun sequence. It encodes these proteins:
- the LOC131003930 gene encoding pathogenesis-related protein PR-1-like; protein product: MLLLQMLNPFPLHYAIILILISSFLTPTAAVAGNSEVKQFLGVQNAARSALRLPPLVWDARIERYAAGYAAQRRADCELLHSNGPYGENIFWGSGNRWTAGQAAAAWVSERRGYNYWSNSCVYGQDCGHYTQIVWRGTRRVGCARVVCYGGRGVFMICNYDPPGNYVGERPY